In Bosea vestrisii, the following are encoded in one genomic region:
- the rplX gene encoding 50S ribosomal protein L24: MAAKIKKGDKVVVLAGRDKGKNGEVLQVLPKDARAVVRGVNLVKKHTKATAQSEGGIISKEATIDLSNLAVADPKDGKPTRVGFKVLDDGRKVRFAKRSGDLIDG; the protein is encoded by the coding sequence ATGGCTGCGAAAATCAAAAAAGGCGACAAGGTCGTCGTGCTCGCCGGCCGTGACAAGGGCAAGAACGGCGAAGTGCTCCAGGTCCTGCCGAAGGACGCCCGTGCCGTGGTGCGTGGCGTAAACCTGGTCAAGAAGCACACCAAGGCGACTGCCCAGTCCGAGGGCGGCATCATCAGCAAGGAGGCCACGATCGACTTGTCGAACCTGGCCGTCGCCGATCCGAAGGACGGCAAGCCGACCCGCGTCGGCTTCAAGGTGCTCGATGATGGCCGCAAGGTCCGTTTCGCCAAGCGTTCGGGGGATCTGATCGATGGCTGA
- the rplE gene encoding 50S ribosomal protein L5 → MAENQQAALSPRMKKHYEDVVRPAMIAEFGYKNVMEVPTLEKVVINMGVGEATADRKKVDNAAGDLAMIAGQKPVITKSRLAIAGFKLRENMAVGCKVTLRKTKMFEFVDRLVTIALPRVRDFRGLNPKSFDGRGNFALGIKEHIVFPEINYDKVDQVWGMDVIVCTTAKSDDEARALLKHFNFPFRQ, encoded by the coding sequence ATGGCTGAGAATCAGCAGGCGGCTCTCTCGCCGCGTATGAAGAAGCATTACGAGGACGTCGTCCGTCCCGCGATGATCGCCGAGTTCGGCTACAAGAACGTCATGGAAGTGCCGACCCTTGAGAAGGTCGTCATCAACATGGGCGTTGGCGAAGCGACTGCCGACCGCAAGAAGGTCGACAACGCCGCTGGCGACCTCGCCATGATCGCCGGTCAGAAGCCGGTCATCACCAAGTCCCGCCTCGCCATCGCCGGCTTCAAGCTGCGTGAGAACATGGCGGTCGGCTGCAAGGTCACGCTGCGCAAGACCAAGATGTTCGAGTTCGTCGATCGGCTCGTCACCATCGCCTTGCCGCGTGTGCGCGACTTCCGTGGTCTCAACCCGAAGTCGTTCGACGGGCGCGGCAATTTCGCGCTCGGGATCAAGGAGCACATCGTGTTTCCTGAGATCAACTACGACAAGGTCGACCAGGTCTGGGGTATGGACGTGATCGTCTGCACGACCGCCAAGTCGGATGACGAGGCCCGTGCCCTGCTCAAGCACTTCAACTTCCCGTTCCGGCAGTGA
- the rpsE gene encoding 30S ribosomal protein S5 → MARESRDRQVREERDSEFVDRLVHINRVAKVVKGGRRFGFAALVVVGDQKGRVGFGHGKAREVPEAIRKATEAAKRGLVRIPLREGRTLHHDVQGRHGAGKVILRAAPAGTGIIAGGPMRAVFEAVGMQDVVSKSLGSSNPYNLVRATFDALKNEDSPRGVAARRSLKVSALQTRRRDAGTDAAAEV, encoded by the coding sequence ATGGCGAGAGAATCTCGTGACCGTCAGGTTCGCGAAGAGCGCGATTCTGAATTTGTGGACCGCCTGGTCCACATCAACCGCGTCGCCAAGGTGGTGAAGGGCGGCCGTCGCTTCGGCTTCGCTGCCCTCGTCGTCGTCGGCGACCAGAAGGGCCGCGTCGGCTTCGGCCATGGCAAGGCCCGCGAAGTGCCCGAGGCGATCCGCAAGGCGACGGAAGCCGCCAAGCGCGGCCTCGTCCGCATCCCGCTGCGCGAAGGCCGCACCCTGCATCATGACGTCCAGGGCCGTCATGGCGCCGGCAAGGTCATCCTGCGCGCTGCGCCTGCCGGTACCGGCATCATCGCCGGCGGCCCGATGCGCGCCGTCTTCGAGGCGGTCGGCATGCAGGACGTCGTGTCGAAGTCGCTCGGCTCGTCGAACCCCTACAACCTCGTGCGCGCCACCTTCGACGCGTTGAAGAACGAGGATAGCCCGCGCGGCGTCGCCGCGCGCCGCTCGCTCAAGGTCTCGGCCCTGCAGACGCGTCGTCGCGATGCCGGCACCGATGCCGCGGCCGAAGTGTGA
- the rpsH gene encoding 30S ribosomal protein S8: protein MAIIDPLGDMLTRIRNAQMRRKSRVSTPGSKLRARVLDVLQSEGYIRGYSTTEFGNGRTEFDIELKYHEGQPVIRSISRVSKPGRRVYSSVETMPRVADGLGVTIVSTPKGVMSDHLAREQNVGGEVLCKVF from the coding sequence ATGGCGATCATCGATCCGCTTGGCGATATGCTGACCCGTATTCGCAATGCACAGATGCGGCGCAAGTCGCGTGTCTCGACCCCGGGCTCGAAGCTGCGCGCCCGCGTTCTGGACGTGCTGCAGTCGGAAGGCTACATCCGCGGCTATTCGACCACTGAGTTCGGCAACGGCCGTACCGAGTTCGACATCGAGCTGAAATACCACGAGGGACAGCCGGTCATCCGGTCGATCTCGCGCGTGTCGAAGCCCGGCCGTCGCGTCTACTCCTCGGTCGAGACCATGCCGCGCGTGGCCGACGGCCTCGGCGTCACCATCGTCTCCACGCCCAAGGGCGTGATGTCCGATCATCTTGCCCGCGAGCAGAACGTGGGTGGCGAAGTGCTCTGCAAGGTCTTCTGA
- the rplF gene encoding 50S ribosomal protein L6 encodes MSRIGKKPVSVPAGVTADVSGQLVKIKGSKGELSFEVPVEVSVALENGAIAVQPRSQTKRARALWGTSRARINNLVVGTTAGFEKKLEINGVGYKAAVNGKILKLSLGYSHDIDYEIPTGVTITTPKPTEIVVVGIDKQVVGQTAAEIRDYRGPEPYKGKGVKYAGEFIFRKEGKKK; translated from the coding sequence ATGTCTCGTATCGGTAAGAAACCTGTTTCGGTCCCGGCTGGCGTCACCGCCGACGTCTCGGGCCAGCTGGTCAAGATCAAGGGCTCGAAGGGCGAACTGTCCTTCGAGGTTCCCGTCGAGGTTTCGGTCGCACTGGAGAACGGCGCCATCGCCGTCCAGCCGCGCTCGCAGACCAAACGCGCCCGCGCGCTTTGGGGCACCTCGCGTGCTCGCATCAACAACCTGGTCGTCGGCACGACGGCCGGCTTCGAGAAGAAGCTCGAGATCAACGGCGTCGGCTACAAGGCCGCTGTCAACGGCAAGATCCTCAAGCTCTCGCTCGGCTACAGCCACGACATCGACTACGAAATCCCGACCGGGGTGACGATCACGACGCCGAAGCCGACGGAAATCGTCGTCGTCGGCATCGACAAGCAGGTCGTCGGCCAGACTGCCGCGGAAATCCGCGACTATCGCGGACCCGAACCCTACAAGGGCAAGGGCGTCAAGTACGCCGGCGAGTTCATCTTCCGCAAGGAAGGGAAGAAGAAGTAA
- the rpsN gene encoding 30S ribosomal protein S14 — MAKKSSVENNNRRKALVKKFAGRRARLLAIANDETQSMDERFLARLKLAELPRNSAGIRVRNRCEVTGRPRAFYRKLKMSRVALRELGNKGLVPGLVKSSW, encoded by the coding sequence ATGGCTAAGAAAAGCTCCGTCGAGAACAACAATCGCCGCAAGGCGCTCGTGAAGAAATTCGCGGGCCGTCGTGCGCGTCTTCTCGCGATCGCTAATGACGAAACCCAGTCCATGGACGAGCGTTTCCTCGCTCGCCTGAAGCTGGCCGAACTGCCGCGCAATTCTGCCGGCATCCGCGTGCGCAACCGCTGCGAAGTCACCGGCCGCCCGCGCGCTTTCTATCGCAAGTTGAAGATGTCGCGCGTTGCTCTGCGCGAGCTCGGCAACAAGGGGCTGGTTCCCGGCCTCGTCAAGTCGAGCTGGTGA
- the rplR gene encoding 50S ribosomal protein L18, translating into MSKQTENTARRRARVRRAIKAVANGRARLSVHRTGKQIYAQVIDDTKGLTLASASSLDKAIRADIKSGANVEAAATIGKILAERAIKAGVKEVVFDRGAYMYHGRVKALAEAAREGGLSF; encoded by the coding sequence ATGAGCAAGCAGACAGAAAACACTGCGCGCCGCCGGGCTCGTGTCCGCCGCGCGATCAAGGCAGTCGCCAATGGCCGCGCCCGCCTGTCGGTGCATCGCACCGGCAAGCAGATCTATGCGCAGGTCATCGACGATACGAAGGGGCTGACGCTCGCTTCGGCCTCGTCGCTCGACAAGGCCATCCGCGCCGACATCAAGTCTGGCGCGAATGTCGAGGCCGCGGCCACGATCGGCAAGATCCTTGCCGAGCGCGCCATCAAGGCCGGCGTCAAGGAGGTCGTGTTCGACCGTGGCGCCTATATGTACCATGGCCGCGTCAAGGCGCTGGCGGAAGCGGCTCGCGAAGGCGGGCTGAGCTTCTGA